A part of Gadus morhua chromosome 17, gadMor3.0, whole genome shotgun sequence genomic DNA contains:
- the sst5 gene encoding somatostatin-1 — MTLTQLCYVCLAVLLGSISLSRVDGAPQSERLGEYLETEEDLDRMLLLDYLAEMAPARTNEVLPEEEVSGIREVMRRHLALSQRERKAGCRNFFWKTFTSC; from the exons atgacctTGACCCAACTGTGCTACGTGTGCCTCGCGGTGCTGCTTGGATCCATCTCGCTTTCCCGAGTGGACGGCGCTCCCCAGTCGGAGCGACTCGGAGAATACCtggagacggaggag GACCTTGATCGAATGCTCTTACTGGACTATCTGGCTGAAATGGCCCCTGCCCGCACCAACGAGGTACTACCCGAGGAGGAGGTGTCGGGGATCAGGGAAGTGATGCGGCGCCACCTGGCCCTTTCCCAAAGAGAGCGCAAGGCAGGCTGCCGGAACTTCTTTTGGAAGACGTTTACATCTTGTTAG